TAGGAAATGTAAATGAGATTTATATTAACAGAACAGTGTTTTATAGTGACATAAtatgctttctctctctctccccctaTGCACATCAAGTATCTCATAATGAAGTACAATGACTCCTACAGGGAGACACCCAATATCCCCTACAGTGGTAAAAGATAGGCTTCTTAATACTATGGGCAAAGTTTTGGTCTATCATGGTGAGCGAGAGATGGAAAgtgaagaaagagaggaaaaggtgcttaaaagaaatcagaatggTTTCAAGGGCTCTAGATTGAAgtctctctctccagctgctctctctaGACTCTTTAGAGAAAAAGGTACTGTACAGCGGCTTGCTttgcctctcctccctcctttaCATCTTGCACTCCTTCAGACTACTCCTTACCCCTCCCTGCCActgcaggaaagggaaatggCAAGGAAAAAAGGCTTGGCCAGAATCCAGAGACCGCTAAAGCAAGGTCTTCTGCTCCTACAGGCAACTAGTACTATGAAAAAGGGCCTCAACACCCTAtcccaacagcagcaaaggctAAGCAGCTTGCATAAACAGCAGATCCAGGTCTCTTCAAAAAcagtaaagcagcagcaatctTGAGCTGGCTAACACTAACTGACACAATATGGTTTAGTTCAAAtctattccttttttctgcatAGGTTACTCTACCGTCTGAATTCACTCCTTCACAATGTGAGGACTTACCTTgattaaaacatttatgttaTTGGTTATCTTCAAGGCAACCACTTTAATCTTGTTCTGTAAAAAGAGAAACACCACTGAACACCTATTCTAGTAGCTTTAAATTATGCCAGCTGCATTTGATGAAGTTGTAACGTTAAACTGACTGCTCTTCCTAGTGAATTGCTATAGCAACAGTAATTGTGAAAGGTGCGTACACTTCTCAGTTTTCATTACAACTATTGTTCAGCTTCTTGCAGTTCTACAACTAGTAGCCTTTAATATTCCAGTCTATTTCCCACTAAAATTTGCACACACCctacccccccgccccccccaatATATGAAAATTTccccttcaaaacaaaatgcaagtaCAGTTAAGCCAAATGCATGTGGATGCAGAGAACAGCTAACACTAAAAGATCATCTTCGCTTGCAAAATGCAGCGCCAAGTAAGATGCAACAGATGTTAGCTGTATGATGCCCTTAATCTGTCTGCATGCTTACAACAGACTGCAGGCCATTAATGTGTGCCAGTGGTTATTTTGATAGGCTCaatcagaaaaatcagaattccTGAACAGTACTGACCTCCTCTGTTTTCAGGGCTTCTCCTGTTTTTCCTTGAAGTGCTAGACGAAGCTGTCGAATATACACCTGCAATCCTCGAGCAAAATACTGTAGcctaaaaaatttaaaagcaatctGTTCATAACTTTACATATTCCCGTAAACTGAAAGCATAAGCAAAGGAAAGCTGTAATCTCATTTTCTTGCCCTTAAGGAAAAATGCTCCAAGTCAGTCTTCTATCAATctgatttctgcttctttagCATCCAGACAGCCATAAGTCACCCTTTCTAACAGAACTCTAGCACTTGCCTTTAAATAATTACCTGATTTTAAAGTCTTTCAATTTCTCTGcattcagctttgctgtgaggAAATCCGGAAGTTTACGACCCAGCTGATGGAAGCTATACAATAAACATTCCACATAACTGAACTGCAACTTGGGCTCTTCATTGCCAGCATTCTCCCCATTCTCTGCTtcctctggaggaaggggcATATACTcctaaagaacagaaagaaaaaacatgcatGAGATACATTTATGCAGACTGACTgttcttttgctgtgtttgaacTGGAGGCTTTATTTATGCTGACAGCTTAAGAAATATCCCCCATCCCTATACTAATGTGATGAACCTCTGCATGAAGTCCTGCTGCAGGTGGTCTGCCTACACTTAGGGGACTTGACACCTCTGACTCAGACAAAATAATACAGTAGCACTGCTACCACAGGAAGCGATAATGTACTGCACCGATGCTTCTGAAACAGCACTGAATTTGCTTAAAATTGTCAGTGCAGATAAAGCCTTTAATGAGATCAACATGAGTCTCTCACAACTGTAAAACTTAGAAGAAAGCCACATGAGTTTACTAGATTGAAAACATTATGCAGGTAACCGCTTCCTGTATTCACAAAGACTTTGAACTGCAAAATGTTTGACCTTGTATTGTAGACAGAGCTATCTTTGAAATAGCCATTTGAGAAAAAAGGATAGATAGattaatagagaaaaataacttgttttgatgaaaatttttttctaaaagtgtTTTACATGAGTAAACATTGAATTAGTCTTACCAGTAATTTATCAAACAGCTTCTTCAAATTTGACTCAAGTTTTTCCATATCACCACAAAAGGAACTCATTTCAGCAAGAAGCTTCAACACCTACAAATAAGGATAgccatttttttgtgtgttaacCGAAAAGTACAAAACTTAAAAGCGATTATCGCATTGTTAGGGCTGGCATGGTAGAGGTCAGCTGTTACAATTAAACCCCTCCCAAACATCAGGAAAGAATACAAGGAGGAACATGCCTGGTCTATTTTTCCTGTCCTCAAACAGAAACATAGGTTTGTGTGTTTAATCCCAACAAGCGTCATTAGTCAACAAGTAAACAAAACTTTGTCTCCCACATCTGCAGCACAACTTGCCTTCAAAGTGAGATTCACAGAGATCTGACTGAAGCTGCAGCACTGATTAACGTAAGCAAAATTACAGACATTAAGCCACTCCCTTAGGAGGCTAAATTAGCACAAGCCAGGCAACAATCATTTCAGTAAACGCtatgtgcttaaaaaaaatcgacagtaatataaaaatgaTTACAGCAACTGACTTATTTTAGCCTTGCCTCAACAGCTTGGGACAAGTGACACATGCTTTAAAAGGCAGTGCTCAGTCATGCCTCAATACAGCAAACTTTTTTCCCTAGTGTAGCTACTTTTCCTCCAAGCCAAGAACTGAAAACCACTTAAGAAAGgagttaataatttttaaatagctgtatTCCTCAaagatgcttattttttatGATTTGAAAGACATTTTAGTTTTGGCTTACCTCTAACTGGATATCAAGACCTTCCACTGGAGTAGTCAAAGAACTGAGGTTTGGCAGAACATGCTCACAAAAGTATGTAACAAATTTTGTGGaatgaacatttttctgcaaaaaacaccacacattATCCAGACTACTCCGAGTTTGGAGTTAAATGTTCTTCCCCCCCATCACTCTGCCACCCTTATAAATGCCTACCACGCAGCTATACcttaaaagctttattaaacTTCCCTCTAACTCCTAGAACTCAAAGGCCTTTCCAGGTAACTTAAACTCAGAGGCTGTCTGCAACAGGGGCTGAAAAGACTGACTATAACCCAAGAATACGCCTTTTAAGTGCTACAGTTGCCTGGCACTAGACTTGAAATAACCTAACTCATACATGTATGAACCTGATGTGAGAATTTTGTCATAATTCACGCTAACAtcttaaatttgaaataaagtgttgaaaagcagagaaaaccaCAATAGCTCTTTGTATTTGGAGGCTTTAAGGATGTTTTACAACATTAGAAGCTGAATTTGGAGAAGTACTGATCCGCTGTCATTCTAACACAATCATTGAGAATgctgaagagaagcagcagctattAACTTTCCACTATATTCCTCATGCAAAGAAATACATACCGAGAAGAGTGGCACTGCCTGCCGAGTACACTGTAGAAGTCTGTCCACACAATCTGGATCAGATGGATTGAATGTTTGTTCCAGGTCAGCTTGTTCAGCCACCAGCTCCACTAGTTGCTGCCTCCCACTTACTGTCTGTAAGCTTTTTAATCCAGacaatattttcatgaaaaggACAAATTCCTCGCCTGTCACATCTTCCAGCACCTTAATAGAACATCAGAACACATATTTTTATGGTGGTAACTTGCAAACCTCCAAGTCAAACCTGCTTGATTTGAGAAGGTAAAGTATGCAGACATTCAGCATTTAAATTTAGCTTCTAGTTATTAAAGAACAAAAGTTTAAAGTAACACATGAAAACATGCCGTATAATTATATGCACCTCCCAATTAAAGTCACTGCCATCGAGTTGTACAtaggaaacattatttttcttgaactCTAAAAACGTATTTCTTACCTAGCAGAATCAGACGcttcaggcagaaaaaacattatATTAGTATCTACTCATTATTGAGTATATACTTTTTGTATCTTTCTCAGCTTGGGGAATGTACAGGATTCTCATGAAATTCAACGAAGACAAATGGAAAGTCTTGCACCCGAGATGAACAAACTTCCCTGCGTCAGCACATGTTGGGGACTTGCTGGGGAACTGCTCTGATGTAAAGACCCTGGGGGTTCTGGGGGACAGGAGGCTAAACGCAAATGTCAGCAGCATTCCTTGGGTGATGAACAGTGTCCTGGGCTGTGACAAGAGCATAGCCCAGAGGGAACTAACAAGACTGAGGGAAGCAAAGGGATTGAGGATTCTCCTTTGCTATGTCCTTATTAGAACAAATCTGGAATACTGCACCTGGTGTGGGGACCTCCTGTATGAGGAGGTTATTGATAAGCTTTTGAAAGCCCGGCCAACAAGGTCATTGGTATCTACAGCACATAACCTGTGAGGAGAACCTAAGGAAACTGTCATAAGGGGGTGAGACAACCTAAACACTCAATAGCAAGTCACTAAGGGCAGGAACCAGGTTCTTTACTGAGGTGGACAGGGTGAGAATGAGACAATGatacaaaactgaaatgggAAGTTCCAACTGGataaagaaaaaccaaaataatcCTGAGGACAATTAAACGTCCAAGCTGGTTGCCCAGACATGGGAAATTTCCATTCTTACACAttttcaaaacccaactggacgAAACACCCAGAAATCTGAACTGAATTCAGCTGAGCATGATTCACTGAGGTGATCAATCTTCCAAAGTCCCTTTCCAAAgtgaatgattctatgattctaataaAAGTCGCTCttacaaaatgagaaaagcttagctttattttaacattcccacaaaaaaatactgcaaagttCGGATTGTAGCAAATAGGATAACtagaaaactgcatttgtaCAATGCTTAAGTCTACTTGTGGTTTAAACAGACCTCCAAAGCAATGTCAGTGATAAGGGATGGTTTAATACTTAGGTTTGTACTGAAACAAGACATTCACCTTCTTTGATTCAGTCAATATGAACTCTTCCACCTCCTTTGTCATCACCTCCTCAGGCAgggttttcagttttgtagaGAGGAACTTGATAGCTCGCTCTCTCACAATATCCTCTCCTTGAAGAATTTGACTGAATAAGCCTCCCAAAGTCCCTGAATGGAGAATAAATCAGGTAACgcaaattattttagaagttaaGAGCTGAACCTTCtatacagaagaaagaagtttcCTCCTGTAATATTCCATGACGCATTTAAAATAACTGCTATACTAACTTtcaagaaaacccacaaatttcACATAGCGTGACATAGGAACCCACATTCTTTTATTGGTTTGTATAATTCAGATCCGCAGTTATCAAAAAAGTTCAGTATTGTTTGTAAAACGAAACAATGAGTGTGTGTCACACTTTTGCACTGTactaagaaaatacagaatgagTCCTGTTCTCAACCTACTAGAGACTGGGAAGTACTGATAAAAGACATTTatagaaaaatgtgttctttaCCTTTGGCATCCATCTTAAATATACTGAGCAAAGCATTGTTCACCAAATTGAATTCTGCAGAATCAtctgaggagagaaaaaaaattgacatgCATGTCCTTGAAATGCAAACAtaagagcagaaaaacagatttttgatATCACACAAGAAGCGTTCTATCCTCAGCATTTAATCACAAACAAcataactttgttttttaatactaCTAGACTAAGGAAACAGAAAGCCATAATTATAAAAGctggaagcaaaacaaaaaaagctatttGACACTTCAGCCTGTCTGCCAAAACATTAACATTATAAACTTGGTAAGACTGAAAACCTGAAGGGAAGTTATTAATCAATATATTTAGTCATTTTAGCAAGCAGCTGAATAAACAAGCTGACCTTTACTAAATTAaggtaaaataaacatttatttttaaactcttcagtAATCTATAGTGTTTCTAGGTGGaagaaagaatttttgttttggattaaATGGAGAAATGTGTAAgtctcataaaaaaaaccaaatccaaaaccaaaaaaaccccagagactcaattgtgcatttttaatacagatttgaACATCTAATATTCAGCACTCTAACTTACTGAGATTAAAGAAACATATGTATCATTAAATTCTGAGTTAAATATTTTGTACCAAATATGCACTTTATGGAAGCAAATGCCTTCAGGATTTTTAAAGTTCCTGAGCACGTGGATTAGAAATCCAGTAATCCTTTTTCAGAAGGCAATTTGCCGCAGTCCATAACCTGTGGGATctcccccccccacctttcAACAGATGCTTTCAGAcaacatgaatgaaaaaaaaatggttttatttaaaagagatTTTCAGATTAGATTAGACTAATCGGCAACCTTTCAGCAGAATTAGCAGCATAACTGTACAGCAAATATAAAGAGGTTGGGGAGGAAGATCAGAAGCAGGACATATATGTCACTGGGACAGACTGCTTTGTAACAAATTATGAATCAAACAGAAGAAGTTTTACAGAACAAAATTGTATACGTTTTTAGGTGTGTCACAAGATCAGCCAGGAAGCTACCAACGTCTCCTACCTGACTGCAGAAGCTGGGTCAGTATGTCTGCTACCCGAGGAAGATTATCTCCAGTGGCAAACTGAGGCAATTCCTTGATTGCTTGTCGCCGGATCTGTCAAAATTGTatcatggaaataaaaaatttaattaattacaaaaccccacaaccacTCAGGAAATTCAACTACCAAAGTTTGgcagaaaaatcagagaaatttgagaaaatgaccgcttattttttaatttatttttttatcatattcCGAAAGCCACGTTCAAGTTTCAGACTTCAACGGCAGTCCAAACTTTGTATTACAGTCTGTGAAGCTATTATGACGTATTTAcgaagaaaataatatatttttcttaggTCTAAGCAGGACTGGAGAAAACCCAAATTCCAACAGCCCCTCTGTTCATAAAATAGTTTGTTTGATCAACAAAATAAAGGGCTGGAATCTGTTATTATGGAGTCTTATGTGCTAATAGGAAAGATAGTTTTATGGTTGTGCATGTGGCAGAGAAACTCTAGGCTTTGTTTCCAGCACTGACAAAAATCCTTGAATGATTTGCCCAAATAAtttaagaactgaaattaaGAACTGGTAACTAAAGATGTTTCAAAGGTACAGCTTCTATCAACaccacagaagcagcatgaaGCATCTCAAGACTTCTCAAGAACAATAAATTCAAAATCACATTCCCATGGTTCTCAGGTGTGAACAAAATTCTCTTGCCTTCCAGCAGGATTTATTAGAATCATTTACCCCGAAGtgctttttgaaaggaaaaaatgtaatagaTATCCAAATGAACTGTATCTAAGTTTCCTTCTACAGAGATATCCCTTTGATCAGTGATGAGAGtgacaaagacaaatgaaaagtgATGTATCCTCCCATATCATCACACAACAGATCCTTCTATAGCAGGAATACAACTAAGCATTACATTTTCCAAAGACCAACCCTCCCCTTCCAAAAGACATAAcctattaaaaaacaaaatcaaacaaaaaaccaatgACAAAATATGAATTCAACTTGTCAACTTGCTACACAGTTCTTATTCTTACAGAAACATCTTCATCTTCACAGAGGTCCAACTGGGCATTGATAGCTGAGTCAGCGAGCTCAGGAAAATGCTTGAAGAATTTAGGAATAAACTGGGCTGCAAGTCTCTTCTCCTTGGTACCTCCTTTCACAGCATCCAAGATTGCCTGGTATGCATCCTTATGcttaaaggggaaaaacagaatacataaatagaaaaatcttGGGTTAGTAGCAAGACAAGGcaaggattttttcctctcccattcaCTTCAGCTGTTTAACTGAACTTTATTATACAAGCTTCATACAAAGAAATACACTTCTCTCTCAGACCAATATAACTGTGCCAATTTAGTAAAATTTGCCTCTATTGACCAGCTTTTACTGTTATCCTGGTTCCTCTATCTGTTC
This genomic stretch from Falco naumanni isolate bFalNau1 chromosome 7, bFalNau1.pat, whole genome shotgun sequence harbors:
- the API5 gene encoding apoptosis inhibitor 5 isoform X2; this translates as MPTVEELYRNYGILADATETAGQHKDAYQAILDAVKGGTKEKRLAAQFIPKFFKHFPELADSAINAQLDLCEDEDVSIRRQAIKELPQFATGDNLPRVADILTQLLQSDDSAEFNLVNNALLSIFKMDAKGTLGGLFSQILQGEDIVRERAIKFLSTKLKTLPEEVMTKEVEEFILTESKKVLEDVTGEEFVLFMKILSGLKSLQTVSGRQQLVELVAEQADLEQTFNPSDPDCVDRLLQCTRQAVPLFSKNVHSTKFVTYFCEHVLPNLSSLTTPVEGLDIQLEVLKLLAEMSSFCGDMEKLESNLKKLFDKLLEYMPLPPEEAENGENAGNEEPKLQFSYVECLLYSFHQLGRKLPDFLTAKLNAEKLKDFKIRLQYFARGLQVYIRQLRLALQGKTGEALKTEENKIKVVALKITNNINVLIKDLFHIPPSYKSTVTLSWKPVQKADASQKRASEDTTSSSPPKKASAGPKRDARQIYNPPSGKYSSNLGSFSYEQRGGFRGGRGRGWGGRGNRSRGRIY
- the API5 gene encoding apoptosis inhibitor 5 isoform X1 yields the protein MTLITCISLLVCAGSFLPLLLSGLCWHSCRTNQHKDAYQAILDAVKGGTKEKRLAAQFIPKFFKHFPELADSAINAQLDLCEDEDVSIRRQAIKELPQFATGDNLPRVADILTQLLQSDDSAEFNLVNNALLSIFKMDAKGTLGGLFSQILQGEDIVRERAIKFLSTKLKTLPEEVMTKEVEEFILTESKKVLEDVTGEEFVLFMKILSGLKSLQTVSGRQQLVELVAEQADLEQTFNPSDPDCVDRLLQCTRQAVPLFSKNVHSTKFVTYFCEHVLPNLSSLTTPVEGLDIQLEVLKLLAEMSSFCGDMEKLESNLKKLFDKLLEYMPLPPEEAENGENAGNEEPKLQFSYVECLLYSFHQLGRKLPDFLTAKLNAEKLKDFKIRLQYFARGLQVYIRQLRLALQGKTGEALKTEENKIKVVALKITNNINVLIKDLFHIPPSYKSTVTLSWKPVQKADASQKRASEDTTSSSPPKKASAGPKRDARQIYNPPSGKYSSNLGSFSYEQRGGFRGGRGRGWGGRGNRSRGRIY